From a single Actinomycetota bacterium genomic region:
- a CDS encoding polysaccharide biosynthesis tyrosine autokinase yields the protein MEIDLRGYVRMLARRKWSVLAVTAVVAGTALGWALLSSSVYEARARVLVTVDRSSSLFGPGVPVLDPNRVVQTEALAFESPQLRDSVRQRVGEAPPVAALQVDQTDVIEVIATAPEPQRAAEVANAYAEAYVDQRRAQAVEELLAAAAQLQERVSALEREVEEATGAQRDTLIDQQALFRQRLDQLQVDSALRQGGARVISVAVPANSPVSPVPVRSAVVGAAFGLVLGLALALLREYLDESVRSPEDAARAAPGVPVIGMVPEVAAWRRAGPAEPVTAGAPGSAAAEAFRTLRTALSFLSVERAAGVVQVTSAVEGEGKSSVAAHLAVAMARTGRRTVVVDCDLRRPRQHELFGIDGAAGLSGVLAGTVPLAAAVVTVAVPGAARLAVLPAGAVPDGPAELLATERMGAVIAALAKDGTFVVVDSPPTLAVADALVIAGHADLTVVVCRTGLSTVRQLRRALELLDRARAPVAGLVVNGTGEVRSGPGGYGYQAAGERRPASR from the coding sequence GTGGAGATCGACCTGAGGGGTTACGTGCGCATGCTGGCGCGGCGCAAGTGGTCGGTGCTGGCCGTGACCGCCGTGGTGGCCGGGACGGCCCTCGGTTGGGCCCTGCTGTCCAGCTCGGTATACGAGGCCCGGGCCCGTGTGCTGGTCACCGTCGACCGGTCGAGCTCGCTGTTCGGCCCAGGGGTGCCCGTGCTCGACCCCAACCGGGTGGTGCAGACCGAGGCCCTGGCCTTCGAGAGCCCCCAGCTGCGCGACAGCGTCCGCCAGCGGGTGGGCGAGGCCCCTCCGGTGGCCGCCCTCCAGGTCGACCAGACCGACGTCATCGAGGTCATCGCCACCGCCCCCGAGCCCCAGCGGGCGGCCGAGGTGGCCAACGCCTACGCCGAGGCCTACGTCGACCAGCGCCGGGCCCAGGCCGTGGAGGAGTTGCTGGCGGCCGCCGCCCAGCTCCAAGAACGGGTGTCGGCCCTCGAACGGGAGGTGGAGGAGGCCACCGGCGCCCAGCGGGACACGCTCATCGACCAGCAGGCTCTCTTCCGCCAGCGCCTCGACCAGCTCCAGGTCGACAGCGCCCTGCGCCAGGGCGGGGCCCGGGTGATCTCGGTGGCCGTGCCCGCGAACAGCCCGGTCTCGCCCGTTCCCGTGCGCTCGGCCGTGGTGGGGGCGGCGTTCGGCCTGGTCCTGGGGCTGGCGTTGGCCCTGCTCAGAGAGTACCTGGACGAGTCTGTGCGTTCCCCCGAGGACGCCGCCCGGGCCGCCCCCGGGGTACCCGTCATCGGTATGGTGCCCGAGGTGGCCGCCTGGCGGCGTGCGGGGCCGGCCGAGCCCGTGACCGCCGGGGCCCCGGGGTCGGCGGCCGCCGAGGCCTTCAGGACGCTGCGCACCGCCCTGTCGTTCCTGTCCGTCGAACGGGCGGCCGGCGTGGTCCAGGTGACCAGCGCGGTCGAGGGCGAGGGCAAGTCGTCGGTGGCTGCCCACCTGGCGGTGGCCATGGCCCGTACCGGCCGGCGCACGGTGGTCGTCGACTGTGACCTGCGCCGGCCCCGCCAGCACGAGCTGTTCGGGATCGACGGCGCGGCCGGGCTGTCCGGGGTGCTGGCCGGGACGGTCCCGCTGGCCGCCGCCGTGGTCACCGTGGCCGTCCCGGGGGCGGCCCGGCTGGCCGTCCTGCCCGCCGGGGCGGTGCCCGACGGGCCGGCCGAGCTGCTGGCGACCGAACGCATGGGGGCTGTCATCGCCGCCCTGGCCAAAGACGGCACGTTCGTGGTGGTCGACTCCCCGCCCACCCTGGCCGTGGCCGACGCCCTGGTGATAGCCGGCCACGCCGACCTGACCGTGGTCGTGTGCCGCACCGGCCTGTCGACGGTCCGCCAACTGCGGCGGGCCCTCGAGCTGCTGGACCGGGCGCGTGCCCCGGTGGCCGGCCTGGTCGTCAACGGCACGGGCGAGGTCCGGTCCGGGCCCGGCGGGTACGGCTACCAGGCGGCCGGGGAGCGACGGCCGGCCAGCCGGTGA